One window of Papaver somniferum cultivar HN1 chromosome 9, ASM357369v1, whole genome shotgun sequence genomic DNA carries:
- the LOC113311741 gene encoding uncharacterized protein LOC113311741 has protein sequence MEVPDSSKVKLVAYKLKGRAASCLVERNQLNDSEEQLVARFVDGLNNLIQQGMTQSAFTMVEDIQQAIKDERRVLNTSRQATPRKLVISITINHPNHIILLMQQQQAKPASVRFSNRMQQQFPPPNKAPNIYSKFRGDKRNKCNQPGHSSADCRRFNGFIGDNQVHNEAKDIEIFDDDEGNAVQDLDLHESYGDQFVGMIRPLMLAEPCYSQRHSIFKTKCFIGGKVCDMIIYNSSVENFIASVVVDKMRLPTTPHHTPYFVESVLCDVIDMTATHILLGRPWHYDVRGVHNCFENTYTFYKDGKRVTLFSSKSSSVVKECSDCKTTALVDTISRSLHSTHTLSSHEDTKPMVQVPSQVQPLLSKYHALFPEELPVSLPPFRDVQHCIDLIPGSSLPNQAHYRLSPTEHEILHDQVNDLLTKGLIRPSNSPCACLAFLVPKKDNGWRMCIYCRSLNRITIPYRFPIPRIEDMIDLLAGSIIFTKLDLRSGYHQIRIRIGDEWKTAFKIRKGLY, from the exons ATGGAGGTACCTGATTCTTCTAAAGTTAAGCTGGTTGCATATAAACTCAAAGGTAGAGCTGCATCTTG CTTGGTGGAACGTAACCAGTTGAATGATTCTGAAGAACAATTAGTTGCGCGTTTTGTGGATGGATTAAACAACTTAATTCAACAAGGAATGACACAATCTGCGTTTACTATGGTTGAAGATATCCAACAAGCTATTAAAGATGAGAGGCGTGTACTTAATACTTCCAGACAAGCAACTCCTCGCAAGCTCGTTATCAGCATTACTATAAACCATCCAAACCATATAATTCTTCTTATG caacaacaacaagctAAACCAGCAAGTGTTAGATTCTCTAATAGAATGCAACAACAGTTTCCACCTCCAAATAAAGCTCCGAACATTTATTCCAAATTTCGTGGAGATAAACGCAATAAATGTAACCAACCTGGTCATTCTTCAGCTGATTGTAGGCGCTTTAATGGTTTCATTGGAGATAATCAAGTACATAATGAGGCAAAAGATATTgaaatttttgatgatgatgaaggtaATGCAGTTCAAGATCTTGATTTGCATGAGAGTTATGGTGATCAATTTGTTGGAATGATTCGACCACTCATGCTTGCTGAACCATGTTATTCTCAACGCCATAGTATTTTCAAAACTAAGTGCTTTATTGGTGGCAAAGTCTGTGACATGATCATTTACAATAGCAGTGTAGAAAATTTCATTGCATCTGTTGTTGTCGATAAAATGAGATTACCAACTACACCACATCATACCCCTTATTTTGTAG AATCTGTGCTATGTGATGTCATCGATATGACTGCAACACATATCCTACTTGGAAGGCCATGGCATTATGATGTTAGAGGAGTTCATAACTGTTTTGAGAATACTTACACCTTTTACAAAGATGGTAAACGAGTGACTctgttttcttcaaaatcttcttcagtAGTTAAGGAATGTAGTGATTGCAAGACTACTGCTTTGGTGGATACTATCTCTCGCTCGTTACATTCAACTCATACTTtgagttctcatgaagacaccaaACCTATGGTACAAGTTCCTtctcaggtacaacctttattatctAAATATCATGCATTATTCCCTGAAGAATTACCTGTGAGTTTACCACCTTTTCGAGATGTTCAGCATTGCATTGATCTTATTCCTGGATCTTCTTTACCTAATCAAGCTCATTATAGGTTAAGTCctactgaacatgaaatattacatGATCAAGTTAATGATTTATTAACTAAAGGATTAATTAGACCTAGTAATAGCCCTTGTGCTTGTCTTGCTTTTCTGGTGCCTAAAAAAGATAATGGATGGAGAATGTGTATATATTGCAGATCTTTGAATCGTATAACCATTCCTTATAGGTTTCCCATTCCTCGTATTGAGGATATGATTGATCTTTTAGCAGGGTCTATCATTTTCACTAAACTTGATCTTCGGAGTGGTTATCATCAGATTAGAATCAGAATTGGAGATGAATGGAAAActgctttcaaaataagaaagggATTATATTAA